The DNA segment AAGTTTGATCTAGACATGATCAAAAAATATGACACTCCTGCACCTAGATATACCAGTTATCCACCCGCTACACAGTTAACTGAAGGATTCAGCGCCGCCGATTATCAAAGTGCGATCGCCGCCTCAAATCACAGAAAATCGCCCATATCGTTGTATTTCCACATTCCCTTTTGTCAGAGTTCCTGTTATTTTTGCGGTTGTAATACGGTCATTTCCAACAACAAAAATATTGCTAAACCATACTTAGAGCATCTGGTGAGAGAAATCAAGCATACAAGTAACTTGATTGATCCAGATAGAAAAGTATTGCAAGTTCACTGGGGTGGTGGGACACCTAATTACTTAGATTGTGACCAAGTAGAATTTTTGTGGAAACATATTCATCGCCACTTCAATATTGATCCACAGGCAGAAATATCTGTTGAGATTAACCCCCGCTACGTTGATCAAAATTACATCTCCTTTTTGCGTGAGATTGGTTTTAATCGGATTAGTTTTGGTATTCAGGATTTTAATAGCCAAGTACAAAAAGCTGTCAACCGCATCCAACCGGAAGAACTGCTAGTGAATGTCATGAGTTGGATTAAAGCTGCTAAATTTGATAGTGTAAATGTAGACCTAATTTATGGTTTACCCCATCAAACCTTGCAAACATTTCGGGAGACGGTGAAAAAAACCGTTGCATTAGACCCCGATCGCATTGTAGTTTTTAACTTTGCCTACGTTCCTTGGTTGAAGCCAGCCCAGAAAAATAT comes from the Nostoc sp. PCC 7120 = FACHB-418 genome and includes:
- the hemN gene encoding oxygen-independent coproporphyrinogen III oxidase, which produces MVFVLPGVKFDLDMIKKYDTPAPRYTSYPPATQLTEGFSAADYQSAIAASNHRKSPISLYFHIPFCQSSCYFCGCNTVISNNKNIAKPYLEHLVREIKHTSNLIDPDRKVLQVHWGGGTPNYLDCDQVEFLWKHIHRHFNIDPQAEISVEINPRYVDQNYISFLREIGFNRISFGIQDFNSQVQKAVNRIQPEELLVNVMSWIKAAKFDSVNVDLIYGLPHQTLQTFRETVKKTVALDPDRIVVFNFAYVPWLKPAQKNIPLEALPQPQEKLEILKMTIEELTNSQYLFIGMDHFAKHNDELAIAQRNHTLQRNFQGYTTHAGTELFGFGATSISMLHDAYVQNHKQLKEYYQAVAGDALPVSKGIKLTTDDILRRDVIMCIMSNFYLHKQEIEDKYHINFDEYFSQEIAALKPLAADGLVSLSSKHIQVTEIGRLLVRNIAVVFDIYHHNQDKQFSRTI